From Rutidosis leptorrhynchoides isolate AG116_Rl617_1_P2 chromosome 3, CSIRO_AGI_Rlap_v1, whole genome shotgun sequence, a single genomic window includes:
- the LOC139896264 gene encoding serine/threonine protein phosphatase 2A 57 kDa regulatory subunit B' theta isoform-like, whose protein sequence is MIKHFLNRIPSRKSHKSTDNRSGGNSNSSSNTSTSSRVNSDVAAHTRSNTSNPTSSLHGSNVSNAVSSKLSATPVVSAAYEALPSLKDAPNAEKQNLFIRKMNLCCVVFDFTDPTKNLKEKEIKRQTLVELVDYASAPNGKFSDIVMQEIVKMVSVNIFRKLSPQPRDNKMLETFDGEEEEPCMDPSWPHLQLVYEFLLRFVASPETDAKMAKRYIDHGFILRWLDLFDSEDPREREYLKFVLHRMYGKFMVHRPFIRKSINNIFFRFIFETEKHNGIAELLEILGSIINGFALPLKEEHKLFLVRALIPLHKPKCIPMYHQQLSYSITQFVEKDCKLADTVIRGLLKYWPITNSSKEVMFLSELEEVLEATQPPEFQRCMVPLFRQISHCLSSSHFQVAERALFLWNNDHIENLIKQNRKVILPIILPALENNTKSHWNQAVRSLTLNVRKIFSDADPELFQECLLKFQEEESKKEETKSKREAVWKRLEDAAASRSSDYGANDLHLLFPRKVTIS, encoded by the exons ATGATCAAACATTTCCTTAATAGAATCCCATCCCGGAAGTCACATAAATCGACTGATAATCGAAGTGGAGGGAACTCTAATTCGTCATCGAATACGTCCACAAGTTCAAGAGTGAACAGTGATGTGGCAGCACACACTCGGTCTAATACTTCAAATCCTACATCTAGTCTCCATGGTTCAAATGTTTCAAATGCTGTGAGTTCAAAGTTGAGTGCAACTCCAGTAGTTTCAGCTGCATACGAGGCTTTGCCTAGCCTTAAAGATGCTCCGAATGCTGAGAAGCAAAATTTGTTTATCAGAAAGATGAATTTGTGTTGTGTAGTGTTTGATTTCACTGACCCGACAAAAAATTTGAAAGAAAAGGAGATCAAAAGACAGACTTTGGTTGAACTTGTTGATTATGCTTCTGCTCCAAATGGGAAGTTTTCAGATATCGTGATGCAAGAAATAGTTAAGATGGTGTCGGTAAACATATTTCGAAAACTCAGTCCACAACCACGTGATAACAAAATGTTGGAAACGTTTGATGGGGAAGAAGAGGAGCCGTGTATGGATCCTTCGTGGCCTCATTTGCAATTAGTGTACGAGTTTCTTTTAAGGTTTGTAGCATCACCTGAAACGGATGCTAAAATGGCTAAAAGGTATATCGATCATGGTTTTATTTTAAGGTGGTTAGATTTGTTTGACTCTGAGGATCCACGAGAACGTGAGTACTTGAAATTTGTACTTCATCGTATGTACGGGAAGTTTATGGTGCACCGTCCGTTTATCAGGAAATCAATCAACAACATATTCTTTCGGTTCATTTTTGAAACGGAAAAACATAATGGAATCGCAGAGCTTTTAGAGATACTAGGGAGTATTATCAATGGTTTTGCTTTGCCATTGAAGGAAGAACACAAGCTTTTTCTTGTTAGGGCATTAATACCACTACACAAGCCGAAATGCATCCCGATGTACCATCAGCAATTATCTTACTCCATCACTCAATTTGTTGAAAAAGATTGCAAACTTGCTGATACTGTTATTAGAGGTTTATTGAAGTATTGGCCAATTACAAACAGTTCAAAGGAGGTGATGTTCTTGAGTGAGCTTGAAGAAGTTTTGGAAGCAACTCAGCCTCCAGAGTTTCAACGATGTATGGTGCCCTTGTTTCGCCAGATCTCTCACTGCTTGAGCAGCTCACACTTTCAG GTGGCTGAAAGAGCATTGTTCTTATGGAACAATGATCACATTGAGAATCTAATCAAACAGAACCGCAAAGTAATCCTGCCAATCATATTACCTGCTCTAGAAAATAACACAAAAAGCCACTGGAATCAAGCAGTCAGAAGTTTGACTTTAAATGTTAGAAAAATCTTTTCAGATGCTGACCCTGAACTCTTTCAAGAATGCTTGTTAAAGTTCCAGGAAGAGGAATCTAAAAAGGAAGAAACCAAATCTAAACGTGAAGCAGTATGGAAACGTCTAGAAGATGCTGCTGCAAGCAGATCTTCTGATTATGGTGCCAACGACCTACACTTGCTATTTCCTCGTAAGGTAACCATCAGCTGA
- the LOC139896263 gene encoding AUGMIN subunit 6, producing MTMDREKERETELESAMYTNCLLLGLDPSIIGVGANNGTPRVGLFRHSNPKLGEQLLYFILSSLRGPKDFDKVWPIFDSTQSRDFRKVVQSIISELESQGALPRSNSRVSSLATCCGPRFVELLWQLSLHALREVHRRTYTADVVSNPLPASLTDVAFSHAATLLPVTKARIALERRRFLKNAETAVQRQATWSNLAHEMTAEYRGLCAEEAYLQQELEKLHDLRNKVKMEGEPWDELVSSSSQNSHLVQRATRLWDSLLSRKSQHEVLASGPIEDLIAHREHRYRISGSSLLAAMDESTQASNGDPDKDQSDDRSGRGQQPTVDIAEVLRRWTHALQRIHKQSLHLAKANDGEGPDLLRSANEGGTSGHAESLATTLAEHRQHLASIQVLVNQLKGVAPAIQNSISELSEEVNSISANLPQMTNHHARSTSPIQAQSTGRTMESSSDEIMDVTSRLSTTHIDKVSSSPATLKLPPLFSLTPNSTAKSGNFYKRQAQVHTNIVTENASHEQTVSNSQVNTPHTDNGNDYIRNLKKSVRESALSTRPSNTGQSQDSQSDDGSEHFFVPLSGTGFSRVGPEKKPPSLRSKQLFASELNNSLVDNRVSDVMKYNESLDTSSNLDMVNEYDGVSGFVSAVASNYADSEGRLSFYDVEETHDQVFSPPFLMDSSLSAETFEDLLAPLSETETALMEL from the exons ATGACGATGGACCGAGAAAAGGAAAGAGAAACAGAATTAGAGAGTGCGATGTACACAAATTGTTTATTATTAGGGCTTGATCCGTCAATTATTGGTGTCGGAGCAAATAACGGTACACCTCGGGTCGGGTTATTTCGTCACTCTAACCCTAAATTGGGTGAACAGCTTCTATACTTTATATTATCCTCTCTCAGAGGTCCTAAA GATTTTGATAAAGTTTGGCCGATTTTTGATTCTACTCAATCTCGTGATTTCAGAAAG GTTGTACAAAGTATTATAAGTGAGCTTGAATCACAAGGGGCACTTCCGAGAAGTAATTCCAGGGTTTCATCTCTGGCTACATGTTGTGGACCGAG ATTTGTGGAACTATTGTGGCAACTTTCGTTGCATGCTTTGAGAGAAGTTCATAGACGAACGTATACTGCAGATGTAGTCTCAAATCCATTACCTGCTTCGCTGACTGATGTGGCTTTCTCACATGCAGCTACTCTTCTTCCTGTAACAAAG GCTAGAATAGCTCTAGAGAGAAGAAGGTTTCTTAAAAATGCCGAGACAGCAGTCCAGAGACAGGCTACGTGGTCGAATTTGGCTCATGAAATGACAGCAGAGTATCGTGGTCTTTGTGCTGAAGAG GCATATCTACAGCAAGAGTTGGAGAAGCTACATGACTTGCGGAACAAAGTGAAGATGGAAGGTGAACCATGGGATGAACTAGTTTCTAGTTCGAGTCAGAACTCACATTTAGTTCAGAGAGCTACTCGTTTGTGGGATTCTTTATTATCACGCAAAA GTCAGCACGAAGTTCTTGCCTCAGGCCCTATCGAGGACCTGATAGCACATCGGGAGCATAG ATACCGTATATCTGGATCATCTCTTCTTGCAGCCATGGATGAAAGTACTCAAGCTTCTAACGGCGATCCAGACAAGGACCAATCTGATGATCGAAGTGGAAGAGGTCAGCAGCCGACAGTTGATATAGCTGAAGTTTTGAGGCGCTGGACTCATGCCCTACAGCGTATACATAAACAGTCACTCCACCTG GCAAAAGCAAATGATGGTGAAGGTCCTGATCTTCTACGAAGTGCAAATGAAGGTGGTACAAGTGGTCATGCTGAATCGTTAGCTACAACACTTGCAGAACATCGACAACATCTAGCTAGTATACAG GTGCTTGTTAATCAGTTAAAAGGTGTAGCCCCAGCAATACAGAATTCAATATCAGAGCTGAGTGAGGAAGTCAACAGTATATCCGCTAATCTTCCTCAAATGACAAATCACCATGCTAGATCTACATCACCTATTCAAGCACAAAGCACTGGAAGGACGATG GAAAGTAGCAGTGATGAGATCATGGATGTTACTTCAAGACTATCAACTACTCATATTGATAAAGTTTCCTCTAGCCCCGCTACCTTAAAGCTACCACCTTTATTTAGTTTAACTCCAAATTCAACTGCAAAAAGTGGGAACTTCTACAAGAGACAGGCTCAAGTTCATACCAACATTGTGACCGAAAACGCGTCTCATGAACAAactgtatcaaatagccaagtaaatACACCACACACAG ATAATGGGAATGATTATATTCGTAACTTGAAGAAATCTGTGAGAGAATCAGCTTTGTCAACACGACCCAGCAATACAGGCCAATCACAAGATAGTCAATCTGATGATGGCTCTGAACATTTCTTCGTTCCTCTTTCAGGAACTGGGTTTTCACGTGTGGGCCCAGAAAAGAAACCACCTTCTTTGAGAAGTAAACAGTTGTTTGCATCTGAATTAAACAATTCTTTGGTGGATAATCGTGTTTCGGATGTGATGAAATATAATGAATCACTCGACACATCCAGTAACCTCGATATGGTGAACGAGTATGATGGAGTTAGTGGTTTTGTGTCTGCTGTTGCTTCAAATTATGCCGATTCTGAGGGACGATTGTCGTTCTATGATGTGGAGGAAACTCATGACCAAGTCTTTTCGCCCCCTTTTCTCATGGATTCATCTCTGTCGGCAGAGACCTTTGAGGACTTGCTCG CACCTCTCTCAGAAACCGAAACGGCCTTGATGGAACTTTAA